AAAACCTGCTCGAACAGCATCGGGACGAACTCCCTTTAGTGGATCGTGCGGGTCTTGCGATTCAAGTAATCCATCAACAGATACCGTCCAAGATCGTGCGGCGAAGTGAAGTATGCCTTACCCCGGCACATCTGCGTCACCTTCTGGACGAACTGCACAAGCCCGTAGTCGCTGGCCAGCATGAACGTGTTGATCAGAATCCCCTGGCGCTTGCACCGGCTCACCTCCTCGAGCGTACGTGTGATCACTAGCGGATCGAGCCCGAACGCGTTGCGGTAGACGCGTCCATCGTCGAGCGTGAGAGCCGAAGGCTTTCCGTCGGTGATCATCACAATCTGCTTCATGTCTTTCTTCTCACGCGCCAGGAGTCGCTGCGCCACGATGAGCCCGTCGCGGGTATTCGTATAGTACGGCCCCACCTCCACGCGCGCCAGTTCGCCAAGCGGCAGCTCCTCCGCCGAGTCGTGGAAAAGCACGCACCGCAGCGAATCGCCCGGGTATTGCGTCCGGATCAGGTGCGCCAGCGCCAGCGCCACCCGCTTGGCCGGCGTGAACCGGTCTTCGCCATATAGGATCATGCTGTGGCTGCAGTCGAGCATCAGCACCGTGGCGCACGAACTCTGATACTCGGACTGGTGCACCTGCAGATCGCGGTACTCGATGTCGAGCGGCAGGCGGACCCCCTCGCGGCGCATCGCCGAAAACAGCGTCGCGGCCGGGTCCAGGTTCATCGTGTCCCCGAACTCGTACGGCCTGCTTCCGCCGGAGGCCTCCACGCCGGTCGCGAGTTCACGCGTATCGTGCGCCCCGAAACTGGCGCGCCCCAATGACCCGAGCAGATCCTTCAGCGTCTTGTAGCCGAGGAAATCCACCGCCTTGCCGGTAATCTCAAACCGTGGCGCGCCTTCCCCGGCGCCGCCGCCCTCGCCTTGCGGATTCAGATACCCTTCGTCGGCGAGCTTCTGCGCCAGCCGTTCTATCAGGGACTCCAAATCGTCGCCGGACATCCCCTCCAGTTGCTGGCGCATCGCCGCTGCCATCTGCGAGTCGAACAGATCGCCGTTGAGCAGCGCCTCCTCAATGGCCTTCCGCAGCGCCTCCATCGTGTGCGGATCCCACTCCTGAAAGTCGTATCCATAGGGCCGGAAGCCGCTCTGGAGCAGATAATCGGAAAGCGCCCGCAACAAATCCTCGGCCGAGATGCCCAGGTCGTCGGGCACATAGCGGGTGTAGCGGACGCGCTTCATTGATACTTCCGGCGCGACTCGCGGGAGCGTTCCTCCGGCTGCTGCTGCTGGCGGCTCTTCTTTTCCTCAGCCGCGAATGTCCACTCCTCGCTCCGCGTGATCCGGCGGTGAGCGTGGAGCCCCTCGAGAATAAACTCGCCGGCCGAGGCGCGCATCGCGTCGCACTCGTTCTCCGTCAGCCCCAAACTGCGCGTCTTCGCAAGCAGCCCTTGAATCTGCCCGAGTTGCTCGACAACCCCCGCCGAGGTCACGGTCTCATCCATCTGCACGGCGCCGCCCATGTCGAACCACTGCACCACGGAGTTAAACGTCACGCCCTCCATCCGGTCGCTGAACACCCGTCCCACCGCGGCTCGGACGATCTCCATCGCCACCGCCTCCCCGCCCTTCAATTCCCCTTCGTACTCGAGCTCCAGCTTCCCGGTGATCGAAGGCAGCGCCGCGTAGATGTCCACCACCCGTGGAACCGCCTCGGACTCCTTCGATCGCAGCGCCCGCCGCTCGGCGTTCGACACCACGTTCTCCATCACCGTGATCGGCAGGCGCTGCGACACGCCGCTGCGCCGGTCGATCCGCTTGTCCTCGCGCGCGATGAAGGCGATTTGCTCCACTACCTCTCGAATGAACTCCGGCGTCTTCACCGCCACCGGAGACCGGCGGTCCGCCCACGCCTCCTGCCCCGTGATCGCCATGCCGTGCTCGATATCCACCGGATAGTGCGTGCGGATTTCGCTGCCGATGCGGTCCTTCAGCGGAGTTATGATTTTGCCGCGCGCCGTATAATCTTCCGGGTTGGCGGTGAAGACCAGCAGCAGATCCAGCGGCAGCCGCACCGGATAGCCTTTGATCTGGATGTCGCCTTCCTGCATGATGTTGAACAGCCCAACCTGGATCTTGCCGGCCAGGTCCGGCAGTTCGTTGATCGCGAAAATGCCGCGGTTGGCGCGCGGCACCAGCCCGTAGTGAACCGTCAGTTCGTCGCCGATATCGTGCCCGCGCCGCGCCGCCTTGATCGGGTCGATATCGCCGATCATATCGGCGATCGTCACGTCCGGCGTCGCCAGCTTCTCGATGTACCGCTGGTCCGGCGTCAGCCACGCAATCGGCGTCGTGCCGCCCATCTCGTCGATCATCGTGCGCGCCTGCCGCGACACCGGATTGTACGGGTTGTCCCGTAACTCGCAGCCGTCGATGTAGGGAACCGACGGGTCCATCAACGTCGTCAGCATCCGGATCAGGCGTGTTTTGGCCTGGCCTCGCAGCCCCAGCAGGATGAAGTTGTGCCGGGAGAGAACAGCGTTCACAACCTGCGGCGCCACCGTGTCCTCGTACCCGATCACACCGGGAAAAAGCGGTTCGCCGCGGTCCAGCTTGCAGAGCAGGTTCTGGCGTAACTCGTCCTTCACGGTGCGGGCGCCCAGCCGCTCCTCACTGAACTCGCTCCGCTTCAGCTCCGCCAGCGTCTGAGGCAAGTTGCGCGAATGGCTCATGCTAGAGCGATGCTAACACGGGCGGAACGCTAGAATTTTTCGCACCGCTGAACATTCCAGGCGACCTTCCGCGCCGGTGTGGGCGCGACCCGGCGCCCCCCTGGTTCGCTAGCGCCGCTGCCACCACTTGTCGAGATGCACGGGCTCATAGGCGCGCATGCGCGCCAGCAGCCGGTCCAGGTCGTCCTCAACCAGCGCCATGTCACGGTGCTGCGGTTTCAGGAATCCCTCCGCCACCGCGTGATCGAACAACGCCCTCATCGGATTCCAATACCCGGCCACGTTCCACAATCCCACCGGCTTGTGATGGAACCCGAGTTGTCCCCAGCATAGGATCTCGCACAGTTCGTCGAACGTCCCGAACGCGCCCGGCAGGGAAATGAATCCGTCGGCCAGATCCGCCATCAGCGCCTTGCGCTCGTGCATCGAGCCGACCACGTGGAGTTGCGTGAGCCCGCCGTGCGAGACCTCCTTGTCGACGAGCGGCTTCGGCATCGCGCCGATCACCTCCCCGCCCGCCGCCAGAGCCGCATCGGCCAGCGCTCCCATCAGTCCCGTGCGTCCACCGCCGTAGACGAGCGTGATCCCGTCGCCCGCAAGCCGCCTCCCCAGCGCCGCCGCTGCGTCCAGGTACTCCGGACGCCCGCCGCCGGCCGATCCGCAAAAGACACAAACGCGCTTCACAGAATTCCGTACTTGTTGAACGCGTCCCGCGCCGTCATTCCACGCTCGAGCGACTTGCGTACGGTCTTTTCGCCGCGCGCCTTCTCGATCGCCGCTCGGAACACCGCTTCTTCGGACTCCCGCGGCACCACGCAAACCCCGTCCAGATCGCCGAAGACGATATCCCCCGGCAGTATCCGCACGCCATCCATCTCGATCGGCACGCGGTACCCGATCACCTTTCCCCGCGGGCCCTGGTCCTGCGCGTACGAACCATATGAGAAGCAAGGAAATCGCAGCTTCAGGATCCCTCGCGTATCGCGTGAATAGCCGTCGAGGATCGCACCCACCGCGCCGCATTGCATCGCCCGGACGCTCATCAGTTCGCCCCAAAGCGCGTAGGTGGGCGACGCCCCGGCGCACACATACACCTCGTTCTTCTCCAGGTTGTCGAGCGCTTCGAACATGAGCCCAAAGCCGGAGTCCTCGAAACAATCCGCCTCGAGCACGGTCATCGCGCGGCCAATTGTCGCCATGGCCCGGTCCAGCGGCTGGATACGCGGCGGCAAGAACTGCCGGCGCAGCCCGAGCTTGTCCATCACATCGCCCACTACGGCCGTAAACAACTCCTTGCGCGCGAGTGCGAAAAGCGCGTCGTCGTTCTTCCAGAGTTTCGGCATCGGATCTTCAGGCGCGGAAATGCGGGCGCAGCATCTCCATGATCTCGTCGAGTTCGCGCAGGTCCGCCGCGTCCATCGTGAAGTTGCTCGATCGCCGCATCACCACGTTCTTGAAGATGCCCCGCCGCCGCAGGATCTCTTTCTGGATGACGAATCCCACGCGTCTTTCAAGCACCGCCGAAAGCAGGAACTTCTCGAACAACGCGAGGGACTCCGCCTTCTTCCCCTCGTGATACAGATCCCACACCAGCGCCTGGATGTCGGCCAGCCCCGCGCCGGCCATCGTGCCGCCGGACCCGCGTTCCATTTCGTTGTACAGGTTCATCGCGCCGCCGCCGGTGGAGGGAAACAGCTCGCGCTTTCGCGCCTTCACCACCCGGCTCACCTCGTGCGGAACGTTGCCCGCTTCGAGCTTGAGAATCCGCAGCGTAGGAATCTGATCGGCCATCCGCAGAAGAAAATCCGTCGTCATGCCGCCATTCGAAACCTGGATGCACATCGGCAGCTTCGATACGGACGCGATGGCCAGGAAGTAGTCCTCCATGATCTTCTGATCGCCGAAGCCGTCCGTTGGTCCGAGCGCGTGCAAGCCGTCGGCCCCGATCTTCTCGGCGTGGCGCGCATAGTCCATCGCCTCGAACTTGTTGGCGCCGTGCACGCCAATGAGCACGGTGGTTCGCCCCTTGGCCGCCTGCACCACGGCTCCGGAATGCTTCATGCGTTCGTTGTGGGAAATCGACGTCGTCTCGCCCGCGCCGGCGGGCCAAACCACGCCGTGGATGCCGCCGCGGCAGAGGAAGTCCGTCTCCCTGCGCAACGTGTCTTCGTCAATCGCCAAATCGTCGTGGAAGGGCGTCTGCATGATCACGAAGATCCCTTCCCACTTCTTTTCCGCCGCGAGGAGCGGCGCTGCTGCTGCGGCCGCGAGAAACGCCCGCCGATCGATCCGTGAAGGCATTCATCCCTTCTACCACAGCCGCCCGGTTACGCGATGATTTCGTCGATCACCCGCCCCGCGACATCCGTCAGCCGGAAATCGCGGCCCGAGTAGCGAAACGTGAGCCGCGTGTGGTCGAGGCCCATTTGGCGCAGCACCGTCGCATGAATGTCATGCACGTGCGCTTTGTTCTCCATGGCGCGAAACCCGAAATCGTCGGTAGCTCCGTAGGCCGTTCCGCCGCGAAATCCCCCGCCGGCCAGTAGCGTCGTGAACCCGTACGGGTTGTGATCCCGGCCGTTCTGCACCTTCACCGCGGCGCTGTTTTCCACCGTCGGCGTCCGCCCGAACTCGCTCGTCACAATTACGATCGTCTCGCCGAAAAGCCCCCGCTCCTTCAAGTCGCGAATCAGCGCCGCGATCGGCTTGTCGGATCGCGCCGCCAGCTTCCGGTGCACCAGGATATCGTCGTGGTTGTCCCACGGTTGACCGTTGCCGTAGTAGATCTGCACCATCCGCACGCCCCGCTCCACCAGCCGCCGCGCCAGCAGGCACCCGCGCGCGAAGTCGTTGTCCTCCGCGCCATATTCCCGCCGGACTCGCTCCGGCTCGCGCCCAACGTCGAACGCTTCGAGCGCTTCGGTCTGCATCCGGAAGGCGACCTCCATCGATTGCACCGTCGACTCCAATTCCAAATCCCCGCCGCGATCCGCCGCATGCGTCCGGTTCAGCCGCGCCAGCAGATCGATCTGCCGCCGCTGTTGCTCCGGCGCCACGCCGCGCTCCAGGTTCGGAATCAGCTTGTACGGATCGGACTCATTGTTCCGGATATGCGTTCCTTGAAACGCCGCCGGCAGGAACGCCGAGTTCCACAGCGGCGGACCCACCACCGGCGCCCCCGGACACAGCACCACGTACCCCGGAAGGCTCTCGTTCTCCGTCCCCAAACCGTAGGTCAACCACGAACCCATCGATGGCCGCCCCGGCTGGATGTCGCCGCAATTCATCATCATCAACGCCGACTCGTGAATCGGATTGTGTGTGAACGTGGACCGCACCACGCAAACATCGTCAATCAACGAGCCGATCTCCGGGAAGATCTCGCTTACCTCCAACCCCGATTGCCCACACCGGCGGAACTCAAAGGGCGATCGGAACAGGCTCCCCGTGGTGCGCTCCGTCCGCGGATTGCCCCCCGGCAGCGGCTCGCCGTGGCGCTTCTGTAGCTCCGGCTTCGGATCGAACGTGTCCACTTGCGACATGCCGCCATTCAGGAACAGGAAGATCACGTGTTTCGCCTTGGCCGCGAAGTGGGGCTGTCGCGGCGCCAGCGTGTACTGCGCCTGCAGCGCGGAAAAGGCGGTTAGGCCAAACCCGGCGCCCAGTTGCGAGAGCAATTCACGGCGAGTCGGCATGAACTCAGTTATACACAATCTCCTGTAAGGATTTGCAAAGTCCCGCTCCCCACCGGCAGCTTCCGGTTTAGACTGATCGAGGAGTTTCCCGATGAACCAGTTTGACCGGCGTACGTTACTCAAGTCCGCGGCTCTGTTGTGGACGCCCGGACTCATGGCGGAAGAGCTCACCCGCACTCCACGCCAGACCGAGGGCCCGTTCTACCCCGATCGCCTTCCGCTCGACAAGGATAACGATCTGATCGTGATCAACGATTCGCTCACGCCGGCCGTCGGCGAAATCACCCATGTTCACGGCCGTGTGCTCACCACCGCCGGAAGCCCGATCCGCGGCATCGCTGTCGAAATCTGGCAAGTCGACAACAACGCCGCCTACATCCATTCCCGTTCGCAGAACCGAGACCGGCGCGACACCAACTTCCAGGGCTTCGGGCGTTTTGAAACCGGTTCCACTGGCGAGTACCGCTTCCGCACCATCAAGCCGGTGCCCTATCCAGGCCGCACCCCGCACATTCACTTCGCCCTGAAAAAGGGCGGCGTGCGGATGCTCACCACGCAACTCTACATCAAGGGACATCCGCAAAATCGCAACGACGGAGTGATACGCTTCGTAGGCGATCCGAAGCTGCTCGAGTTGTTGATGGCGGACTTCGTGCCGGTGAAAGATTCGAAAACCGGCGAACTGACGGCTCGCTTCGACATCGTCCTCGGCGGCACACCCGAAGACCCGAAGAGCGATCCGTTCCGGGGCCGCGGCGGTCGCCCACCACGCCCCCCGGTGTAACCGCCGGCTAATCCACGAACAACAGCTCGTTGCCCGCCAGCAGCACCTGCGCCCACTGCGCCATCGATCCTTCGGTTAGGAACTCGCTGGCCAGCCGCCGTTCCTCGCCGCTCGGCGGGCGGCAGAACACCCGGGAATACGCCTCGCCAACCGGATCCGCCGCTCCGGCCAGCGATCGTGCCAGCGCCTCCGCCTGCCGCATCACGAATTCATTGTTCAGGAAGTACAGCCGCTGCAGCGGCACATGCGTCACGTTGCGCTTCTCGCTCGAAATCGCCGGGCTCGGAAAATCGAACAATTCGAGCGCCGGGTTCAAGCGGAACCGTGAGATTCGCGCATAGACGGTCCGGCGCCTCATGTCCGGCCCCAGTTCTTCAGACGGACCGCCTACCGTCAGATCCAGCCCACCCGTCGCGGCTAGAACGGAATCGCGCAGCGCCTCCGCATCCAGCCGCCGCCGGGAGTGACGCCAGTAGAGCTTGTTCGCCGGGTCCGCCTCCATCGCCTGCTCGTTCGCCGCGCCGGACCGTTGATACGTGTCGCTCAGAACGATCTCGCGGATCAGCGATTTCACCGAGCGCTTGCCCACCAGCAGATGCATCGCCAGATAGTCCAGCAACTCCCGGTGCGTGGGCCGATCGCCCAGCCGGCCGAAGTTCGAAGGCGAGTTCACGATCCCCCGCCCGAACAGGTGGAACCACACGCGATTCGCCATCACGCGCGCCGCCAGCGGCTGGGACGCGATTGCCCGCGCCAGCGCCAGCCGCCCGCTCCCTTTTGTGAATAGCGGCGGCTCGGCTGGACTCAGCACCTCCA
This DNA window, taken from Bryobacteraceae bacterium, encodes the following:
- a CDS encoding dihydrodipicolinate synthase family protein → MPSRIDRRAFLAAAAAAPLLAAEKKWEGIFVIMQTPFHDDLAIDEDTLRRETDFLCRGGIHGVVWPAGAGETTSISHNERMKHSGAVVQAAKGRTTVLIGVHGANKFEAMDYARHAEKIGADGLHALGPTDGFGDQKIMEDYFLAIASVSKLPMCIQVSNGGMTTDFLLRMADQIPTLRILKLEAGNVPHEVSRVVKARKRELFPSTGGGAMNLYNEMERGSGGTMAGAGLADIQALVWDLYHEGKKAESLALFEKFLLSAVLERRVGFVIQKEILRRRGIFKNVVMRRSSNFTMDAADLRELDEIMEMLRPHFRA
- a CDS encoding RraA family protein; protein product: MPKLWKNDDALFALARKELFTAVVGDVMDKLGLRRQFLPPRIQPLDRAMATIGRAMTVLEADCFEDSGFGLMFEALDNLEKNEVYVCAGASPTYALWGELMSVRAMQCGAVGAILDGYSRDTRGILKLRFPCFSYGSYAQDQGPRGKVIGYRVPIEMDGVRILPGDIVFGDLDGVCVVPRESEEAVFRAAIEKARGEKTVRKSLERGMTARDAFNKYGIL
- a CDS encoding protocatechuate 3,4-dioxygenase, with product MNQFDRRTLLKSAALLWTPGLMAEELTRTPRQTEGPFYPDRLPLDKDNDLIVINDSLTPAVGEITHVHGRVLTTAGSPIRGIAVEIWQVDNNAAYIHSRSQNRDRRDTNFQGFGRFETGSTGEYRFRTIKPVPYPGRTPHIHFALKKGGVRMLTTQLYIKGHPQNRNDGVIRFVGDPKLLELLMADFVPVKDSKTGELTARFDIVLGGTPEDPKSDPFRGRGGRPPRPPV
- a CDS encoding TIGR00730 family Rossman fold protein, which codes for MKRVCVFCGSAGGGRPEYLDAAAALGRRLAGDGITLVYGGGRTGLMGALADAALAAGGEVIGAMPKPLVDKEVSHGGLTQLHVVGSMHERKALMADLADGFISLPGAFGTFDELCEILCWGQLGFHHKPVGLWNVAGYWNPMRALFDHAVAEGFLKPQHRDMALVEDDLDRLLARMRAYEPVHLDKWWQRR
- a CDS encoding DUF1501 domain-containing protein, with amino-acid sequence MPTRRELLSQLGAGFGLTAFSALQAQYTLAPRQPHFAAKAKHVIFLFLNGGMSQVDTFDPKPELQKRHGEPLPGGNPRTERTTGSLFRSPFEFRRCGQSGLEVSEIFPEIGSLIDDVCVVRSTFTHNPIHESALMMMNCGDIQPGRPSMGSWLTYGLGTENESLPGYVVLCPGAPVVGPPLWNSAFLPAAFQGTHIRNNESDPYKLIPNLERGVAPEQQRRQIDLLARLNRTHAADRGGDLELESTVQSMEVAFRMQTEALEAFDVGREPERVRREYGAEDNDFARGCLLARRLVERGVRMVQIYYGNGQPWDNHDDILVHRKLAARSDKPIAALIRDLKERGLFGETIVIVTSEFGRTPTVENSAAVKVQNGRDHNPYGFTTLLAGGGFRGGTAYGATDDFGFRAMENKAHVHDIHATVLRQMGLDHTRLTFRYSGRDFRLTDVAGRVIDEIIA
- a CDS encoding magnesium chelatase codes for the protein MSHSRNLPQTLAELKRSEFSEERLGARTVKDELRQNLLCKLDRGEPLFPGVIGYEDTVAPQVVNAVLSRHNFILLGLRGQAKTRLIRMLTTLMDPSVPYIDGCELRDNPYNPVSRQARTMIDEMGGTTPIAWLTPDQRYIEKLATPDVTIADMIGDIDPIKAARRGHDIGDELTVHYGLVPRANRGIFAINELPDLAGKIQVGLFNIMQEGDIQIKGYPVRLPLDLLLVFTANPEDYTARGKIITPLKDRIGSEIRTHYPVDIEHGMAITGQEAWADRRSPVAVKTPEFIREVVEQIAFIAREDKRIDRRSGVSQRLPITVMENVVSNAERRALRSKESEAVPRVVDIYAALPSITGKLELEYEGELKGGEAVAMEIVRAAVGRVFSDRMEGVTFNSVVQWFDMGGAVQMDETVTSAGVVEQLGQIQGLLAKTRSLGLTENECDAMRASAGEFILEGLHAHRRITRSEEWTFAAEEKKSRQQQQPEERSRESRRKYQ